One window of Cryobacterium arcticum genomic DNA carries:
- a CDS encoding glutaredoxin family protein, producing the protein MTAPATPAAATADLTMFGAEWCKDCRRSKKLLDGLGVAYNYVDLETVEDGADRARAISGRTQIPVLVFADNTHMVEPSDADVRAKLTALGTI; encoded by the coding sequence ATGACCGCACCCGCAACGCCCGCCGCCGCCACCGCCGACCTGACCATGTTCGGCGCCGAGTGGTGCAAGGACTGCCGCCGCTCCAAGAAACTGCTCGACGGCCTGGGCGTGGCCTACAACTACGTGGACCTGGAGACCGTCGAGGACGGCGCCGACCGGGCCAGGGCCATCAGCGGCCGCACCCAGATTCCCGTGCTCGTCTTCGCCGACAACACTCACATGGTCGAGCCCAGCGACGCGGATGTGCGCGCCAAGCTCACCGCACTCGGCACGATCTAG
- a CDS encoding acetoin reductase, translating into MTVTNKVALVTGAGQGIGRGIALRLAQDGFDIAVADLAVQAEKAAGVITEIEALGRAAVFVSVDVSQRDDVFAAVDAAAQRLGGFDVIVNNAGIAQVTPLSEITEDELDSIFRINVNSVIWGIQAAVAKFDELGRPGKIINAASIASIQGFPILGAYSASKFAVRGITQVAAQELAPKNITVNAYAPGIVGTGMWDLIDEKLSVINGKPRGQNLKENVDGIALGRIETPEDVAKVVSFFAGPDSDYVTGQVLLVDGGMLYN; encoded by the coding sequence ATGACCGTCACCAACAAAGTCGCACTCGTCACCGGAGCCGGCCAAGGCATCGGACGCGGCATCGCTCTGAGGCTCGCCCAGGACGGCTTCGATATCGCCGTGGCCGACCTCGCGGTGCAGGCCGAAAAGGCTGCGGGCGTCATCACAGAGATCGAGGCGCTGGGCCGCGCGGCAGTGTTCGTCAGCGTGGATGTCTCCCAGCGCGACGACGTGTTCGCCGCGGTCGACGCCGCGGCGCAGCGACTGGGCGGGTTCGACGTGATCGTCAACAACGCCGGCATCGCCCAAGTGACGCCGTTGTCAGAGATAACCGAAGACGAGCTCGACTCGATCTTCCGCATCAACGTGAACAGCGTGATCTGGGGCATCCAGGCCGCCGTGGCCAAGTTCGACGAACTGGGACGCCCCGGCAAGATCATCAACGCGGCGTCGATCGCGTCCATCCAGGGCTTCCCGATCCTCGGTGCGTACTCGGCCTCGAAGTTCGCCGTGCGCGGTATCACCCAGGTCGCCGCGCAGGAGTTGGCGCCGAAGAACATCACCGTCAATGCCTACGCCCCCGGAATCGTCGGCACGGGGATGTGGGACCTGATCGACGAGAAGCTCAGCGTGATCAATGGCAAGCCCCGTGGGCAGAACCTCAAGGAGAACGTCGACGGCATCGCGCTCGGCCGCATCGAGACCCCGGAAGACGTGGCAAAGGTGGTCTCATTCTTCGCCGGGCCCGACTCCGACTACGTCACCGGGCAGGTGCTGCTGGTCGACGGTGGCATGCTCTACAACTGA
- a CDS encoding wax ester/triacylglycerol synthase domain-containing protein: protein MRTPPSIDRVSADDLMSLVAEHGSTPMQVGAVLLLDTRPGLDATRLVRELGRRVAGIPRLRQRLATVPVGFGRPIWVDDPGFDIARHVTVTEVSDPLAEHEVLDIAATLLSTPLPRSRPLWTATLVVTPGGTEAALIVVFHHVLADGIGGLAVLAGLVDGTHGDGSPAPIAPFPRPRPSAGQIAADMLRLRLRALRRVPRDLLRLAAAARQLRLVGASRVARTSLNVPTGARRRFLDIRVGLPQTLAAARARQATVNDVLLVAIAGALHTLLLSRGELVDEFVVSVPFSARLQASAGQLGNASGVIPLRIPAVGDRDERLRRVAALTRTAKRTARGASTALIGPLFRLLARLGLYRWFIDGQRLIHTFTSNVRGPAEPLTLVGCPITALLPLSAATGNVSVAFVALSYAGTLVITIVADPDACPDLQALREALVTELAALGITATGEVKPA, encoded by the coding sequence ATGCGCACGCCGCCATCGATCGACCGGGTGAGCGCCGACGACCTCATGTCGCTGGTCGCCGAACACGGCTCCACGCCGATGCAGGTCGGCGCGGTGCTGCTGCTCGACACGAGGCCCGGCCTGGATGCCACCCGGCTGGTCCGTGAGCTGGGCCGCCGGGTCGCGGGCATACCGCGGCTGCGCCAGCGACTCGCGACGGTGCCGGTGGGATTCGGCCGACCGATCTGGGTGGACGACCCCGGCTTCGATATCGCCCGGCACGTAACCGTGACCGAGGTAAGCGACCCGCTGGCCGAGCACGAGGTGCTCGACATCGCCGCGACGCTGCTGAGCACGCCCCTGCCGCGCAGCCGCCCGCTCTGGACGGCCACCCTGGTAGTGACCCCGGGCGGCACAGAGGCCGCCCTCATCGTGGTGTTCCACCATGTGCTCGCCGACGGCATCGGCGGCCTCGCGGTGCTTGCCGGCCTGGTCGACGGCACCCACGGAGACGGCTCGCCGGCGCCAATCGCCCCGTTCCCCCGGCCGCGGCCGTCCGCCGGGCAGATCGCCGCGGACATGCTGCGGCTCCGCCTGCGCGCTCTTCGCCGGGTGCCGCGGGACCTGCTGCGCCTGGCCGCGGCCGCCCGCCAGCTGCGGCTCGTGGGCGCCAGCCGTGTGGCGCGCACCTCCCTCAACGTGCCGACGGGAGCCCGCCGCCGGTTCCTCGACATCCGGGTCGGCCTGCCGCAGACTCTCGCAGCCGCCCGGGCGCGTCAGGCCACGGTGAACGACGTTCTGCTCGTGGCCATCGCCGGTGCCCTGCACACCCTTCTCCTGAGCCGCGGCGAACTGGTCGATGAGTTCGTGGTGTCGGTGCCGTTCTCGGCCCGGTTGCAAGCCAGCGCCGGGCAGCTCGGCAACGCGAGCGGCGTCATCCCGCTGCGCATCCCCGCCGTGGGCGACCGCGACGAGCGGCTGCGCCGGGTGGCGGCGCTCACCCGCACCGCCAAGCGCACAGCGCGCGGCGCATCCACGGCCCTGATCGGCCCGCTCTTCCGGCTGCTGGCCCGGCTGGGGCTCTACCGATGGTTCATCGACGGCCAACGGCTCATCCACACCTTCACGAGCAACGTGCGCGGGCCGGCCGAGCCGCTCACCCTCGTCGGCTGCCCGATCACCGCGCTGCTGCCGTTGAGCGCCGCGACGGGCAATGTCTCCGTCGCGTTCGTTGCACTCTCCTACGCGGGCACCCTGGTGATCACGATTGTCGCCGACCCGGATGCCTGCCCCGACCTGCAGGCGCTCCGGGAGGCCCTCGTGACGGAACTCGCCGCACTGGGCATCACAGCCACAGGAGAGGTCAAACCGGCCTGA
- a CDS encoding hemerythrin domain-containing protein — translation MPATALPSSGDTPDDGAGPGPGTVQTCDARGMAEIHRLFRAGFGEAPGLVGGVADGDSGRAETVGDHLAMLSTALHAHHEGEDTLLWGRLESRAPSCAAHVARMKQQHAEMLVHLEELDASLPAWRGSGRASDAASVSAALAGINAALAVHLPDEETNIVPVIETVITPREVDALAEHARKATPKGKMFIQLGAILSAQPDGGTAWQHEHLPAPVRLLWRLVGRPRYERYRAQLVR, via the coding sequence ATGCCCGCCACAGCACTGCCGTCCAGCGGTGACACCCCCGACGACGGGGCCGGCCCCGGCCCCGGTACCGTGCAGACCTGCGACGCCCGGGGCATGGCCGAGATCCACCGGCTGTTCCGGGCCGGTTTCGGTGAGGCGCCCGGACTGGTGGGCGGTGTCGCCGACGGCGATTCCGGCCGGGCCGAGACCGTCGGCGACCACCTCGCGATGCTCTCCACCGCGTTGCACGCCCACCACGAAGGCGAAGACACCCTGCTCTGGGGCCGACTCGAAAGCCGTGCCCCGTCGTGCGCGGCTCACGTCGCCCGGATGAAGCAGCAGCATGCCGAGATGCTCGTGCACCTCGAGGAGCTCGACGCGAGCCTGCCGGCCTGGCGGGGGAGCGGCAGAGCGTCGGATGCCGCATCCGTCTCGGCCGCCCTCGCCGGCATCAACGCGGCCCTGGCCGTGCACCTGCCCGACGAGGAGACGAACATCGTGCCCGTGATCGAGACCGTCATCACGCCGCGCGAGGTCGACGCGCTCGCCGAGCACGCGCGCAAGGCCACGCCCAAGGGCAAGATGTTCATCCAGTTGGGCGCGATCCTGTCCGCACAACCGGATGGCGGCACCGCCTGGCAGCACGAGCACCTGCCCGCTCCGGTGCGGCTGCTCTGGCGGCTGGTGGGACGGCCGCGGTACGAGCGGTACCGCGCGCAGCTGGTGCGCTAG
- a CDS encoding MFS transporter encodes MPDAGRSSSPRTDSLPLPGLEPVSPVVPAAGAGAVAGRGASVPHVRPRLWPLALGTFAIGFGSNIVTGLLPTMSADLGVTVPEIGRLVSVYGFTYAVTTPIVALAGNRLPRRLLMLTALALFALACVGTAFAEDYDTVALLRGLAAFAAGGFTPTATVLASRLAAPGERGRALATVFGGLTTATVVAAPVGNLLGPVLGYRGVYALTAGLAVLAFVAVLALVPRPSRESLEAAIVARPGRGWPSPIVLVVLLVSMLETAAALMVQTYASPLLTAMSGVDGIGLSVLLLCYGAAGVLGNIVGGRLADRWGASRTLWLSFAVCGIALVLLPIASRSIVGAGLVFAVWGFAAWAANSPLQGILLGLAGRHGQLVVALNSSVIALGTGLGALAGGAIIAGGGMLVIAYWGAGVMAVVVALVLAVSARGRVAGF; translated from the coding sequence GTGCCTGACGCCGGACGCTCGAGCTCGCCCCGCACCGATTCACTGCCGCTGCCCGGACTCGAGCCGGTCTCGCCGGTGGTTCCGGCGGCGGGGGCAGGCGCGGTGGCCGGTCGCGGCGCATCCGTGCCCCACGTCAGGCCCCGGCTCTGGCCGCTGGCGCTGGGCACCTTCGCGATCGGGTTCGGCTCGAACATCGTCACGGGGCTGTTACCCACCATGTCCGCCGACCTGGGCGTGACCGTGCCGGAGATCGGCCGGCTCGTGAGCGTGTACGGCTTCACCTACGCCGTGACCACGCCGATAGTGGCCCTGGCCGGCAACAGGCTGCCCCGGCGGCTGCTGATGCTCACCGCGCTGGCGCTGTTCGCGCTGGCCTGCGTGGGCACCGCGTTCGCCGAGGACTACGACACCGTGGCGCTGCTGCGCGGCCTGGCCGCGTTCGCTGCCGGTGGGTTCACGCCCACGGCCACGGTGCTGGCGTCGCGGCTCGCGGCGCCGGGGGAGCGCGGCCGGGCCCTGGCGACGGTGTTCGGCGGGCTCACCACGGCGACCGTCGTGGCCGCGCCGGTGGGCAACCTGCTCGGCCCGGTGCTCGGTTACCGCGGCGTATACGCCCTCACCGCGGGCCTGGCGGTGCTGGCCTTCGTGGCGGTGCTCGCCCTCGTGCCGCGGCCGTCACGCGAATCGCTCGAGGCCGCGATCGTCGCGCGGCCCGGCCGGGGCTGGCCGTCACCGATCGTGCTCGTGGTGCTGCTGGTGTCGATGCTCGAGACCGCTGCGGCCCTCATGGTTCAGACCTACGCATCCCCGTTGCTCACCGCGATGTCGGGCGTGGACGGCATCGGCCTCAGCGTGCTGCTGCTCTGCTACGGCGCGGCCGGGGTGCTCGGCAACATTGTGGGCGGCCGGCTGGCCGACCGCTGGGGTGCCTCGCGCACCCTCTGGCTGAGCTTCGCGGTGTGCGGGATCGCGCTGGTGCTGCTGCCGATCGCGAGCCGGTCGATCGTGGGCGCCGGCCTGGTGTTCGCCGTGTGGGGGTTCGCCGCGTGGGCGGCCAACTCGCCGTTGCAGGGCATCCTGCTCGGCCTCGCCGGACGCCACGGGCAGCTCGTCGTGGCGCTGAACTCCTCGGTGATCGCGCTCGGCACGGGCCTGGGCGCCCTGGCCGGCGGCGCCATCATCGCCGGTGGCGGCATGCTCGTGATCGCCTACTGGGGCGCGGGCGTCATGGCCGTGGTGGTGGCACTGGTGCTGGCGGTGTCGGCGCGGGGGCGGGTGGCCGGGTTCTGA
- the atzF gene encoding allophanate hydrolase — MTPADLASPGTPPAARVAEVYAAIAAADRPEVWITLRAEAEVQAEVDEVLARAAIAREPLPLAGLLFAVKDNIDVAGLPTTAACPGFAYPAEEDATAVARLRAAGAVVLGKTNLDQFATGLVGTRSPYGAVRSARRPDRISGGSSSGSAVAVALGLVDFALGTDTAGSGRVPAALQGLVGVKGTVGLVPTTGVVPACRSLDCVTAFARDLHTAESVLRVMAGPDGRDALAALPHASAPLAAPADPVIAVPRAADLTALAPLWRSAFDAHLGRLRDAGVTLVEIDISPFLEAAALLYNGAFVAERYAAVGAAIDAAPAGLDPVVAGIVTAAGQLPAHRYAADLVRLAELKLAGERAFAGADAMLLPTTTHHPTLAEVAAEPIAVNSRLGTFTNFANLFGYPAYAVPIDAGAPDENVGVQVLARPFADAVARDVAALLLRVESRALSSRERSNGHLRAPEAATSPLPRDVVSREDVGERRMAGHHVRSDLAAGVHLLVVGAHLSGLPLHDRMRRHGALFAGDVRTAPGYTLVALGDPLNRPGMIRTPYSDSSVLGELWRVPETALSALLLEAAAPLGLGRVTLSDGREVVGYLCEATAATGKPVVADGDWRAHVGGAVRA; from the coding sequence ATGACCCCCGCCGACCTCGCCTCGCCCGGCACCCCGCCCGCCGCTCGTGTCGCGGAGGTCTACGCGGCGATCGCCGCTGCGGACCGGCCCGAGGTGTGGATCACCCTGCGCGCCGAGGCCGAGGTGCAGGCCGAGGTCGACGAGGTGCTCGCCCGCGCCGCTATCGCGCGGGAACCGCTGCCCCTGGCCGGGCTGCTGTTCGCCGTGAAGGACAACATCGACGTGGCCGGCCTGCCCACCACGGCGGCCTGTCCCGGTTTCGCTTACCCCGCCGAGGAGGACGCCACGGCCGTGGCCCGATTGCGCGCCGCCGGCGCCGTGGTGCTCGGCAAGACCAACCTCGACCAGTTCGCCACCGGCCTGGTCGGCACCCGCAGCCCCTATGGCGCGGTGCGGAGCGCCCGGCGCCCCGACCGCATCTCCGGCGGCTCGTCGTCGGGTTCGGCCGTGGCCGTTGCCCTCGGCCTGGTGGACTTCGCCCTCGGCACCGACACGGCCGGCTCCGGTCGGGTTCCCGCCGCCCTGCAGGGGCTCGTCGGGGTCAAGGGCACCGTCGGCCTGGTGCCCACCACGGGCGTCGTGCCGGCCTGCCGGAGCCTCGACTGCGTCACCGCGTTCGCCCGCGACCTCCACACCGCCGAGTCGGTGCTGCGGGTGATGGCCGGACCGGACGGCCGCGACGCCCTCGCGGCCCTGCCCCACGCATCCGCCCCGCTCGCCGCCCCAGCGGACCCCGTGATCGCGGTGCCGCGCGCCGCCGACCTCACGGCACTTGCGCCGCTCTGGCGGAGCGCCTTCGACGCCCACCTCGGCCGCCTGCGCGACGCCGGCGTCACCCTCGTCGAGATCGACATCTCCCCGTTCCTGGAGGCCGCCGCGCTGCTCTACAACGGCGCCTTTGTGGCCGAACGCTACGCCGCCGTCGGAGCGGCCATCGACGCAGCACCCGCAGGACTCGACCCTGTCGTCGCCGGCATCGTCACCGCCGCCGGGCAGCTGCCCGCCCACCGGTACGCGGCCGACCTGGTGCGCCTGGCCGAGCTGAAGCTCGCCGGAGAACGGGCCTTCGCCGGCGCCGATGCCATGCTGCTGCCCACCACCACCCACCACCCCACCCTGGCCGAGGTGGCGGCGGAGCCCATCGCCGTGAACTCCCGGTTGGGCACCTTCACCAACTTCGCCAACCTCTTCGGCTACCCCGCCTACGCGGTGCCGATCGACGCCGGCGCACCCGACGAGAACGTGGGCGTGCAGGTGCTCGCCCGCCCCTTCGCCGACGCCGTCGCCCGCGACGTGGCCGCCCTGCTGCTGCGCGTGGAATCCCGGGCCTTGAGCTCGCGAGAGCGGTCGAACGGCCACCTCCGTGCTCCCGAAGCAGCCACTTCGCCGCTTCCGCGGGATGTGGTGTCGCGAGAGGACGTGGGGGAGCGGCGTATGGCGGGACACCACGTGCGCTCGGACCTCGCGGCCGGCGTACACCTGCTCGTGGTGGGTGCGCACCTGTCCGGCCTGCCCTTGCACGACCGGATGCGCCGCCACGGCGCCCTGTTCGCCGGCGACGTGCGCACAGCGCCCGGCTACACCCTCGTGGCCCTCGGCGACCCGCTGAACCGGCCCGGCATGATCCGCACGCCCTACTCCGACTCCAGTGTGCTCGGCGAACTGTGGCGGGTGCCCGAGACGGCGCTCTCGGCACTGCTGCTCGAGGCCGCCGCCCCGCTGGGCCTCGGCCGGGTCACCCTGTCCGACGGCCGCGAGGTGGTGGGCTACCTCTGCGAGGCCACCGCAGCGACCGGCAAGCCCGTGGTGGCCGACGGCGACTGGCGTGCGCACGTGGGCGGAGCCGTCCGTGCCTGA